A genomic window from Pseudobacteroides sp. includes:
- a CDS encoding pyrimidine-nucleoside phosphorylase, whose translation MRMYDIIEKKRDGNVLSFDELKYFIDGYCSGEIPDYQASALLMAAFIKGLNRVETADLTIIMADSGDKIDLSSIPGIKVDKHSTGGVGDKTTLVVAPIVAACGVPVAKMSGRGLGHTGGTIDKLESIPGFRTSLGMDEFLANVKEIGLSIACQTGNLAPADKKLYALRDVTATVNNTSLIASSIMSKKLASGADSIVLDVKTGSGAFMKTFEDSAALARTMIEIGESLGRRTSALITDMNMPLGNAVGNSLEVIEAIDTLKGKGPEDLKRLCIELAARMLEGAGKGSYEKCIEMVEQCIFDGSALRKFSELIKRQNGNHEVIECYKIFGESMYVYEYRAPCDGFIESIKTDSLGIVSMILGAGRENKESQIDYTAGLILKKKTYDKVNKGDLVTKLYTNNKDSISKAVEILESSINFSNDKPIARPLILAYMDSLGVKRFV comes from the coding sequence ATGCGGATGTACGATATTATAGAGAAAAAAAGAGATGGTAATGTGCTGTCCTTTGACGAGTTGAAATATTTTATTGATGGATACTGTAGCGGAGAAATACCTGATTATCAAGCCTCTGCTCTTTTGATGGCTGCTTTTATTAAGGGATTAAATAGGGTGGAAACGGCGGACCTTACAATAATAATGGCTGATTCGGGAGATAAGATTGATCTTTCAAGCATTCCTGGTATCAAGGTTGATAAACACAGCACCGGAGGAGTGGGTGACAAAACAACTCTTGTGGTGGCACCTATTGTCGCAGCCTGCGGGGTTCCAGTTGCCAAGATGTCAGGCAGAGGGCTTGGACATACAGGAGGCACCATTGATAAGTTGGAATCAATTCCAGGCTTTAGAACATCACTTGGCATGGACGAGTTTTTGGCCAATGTAAAGGAAATAGGTCTCTCTATAGCATGCCAGACAGGGAATCTGGCTCCTGCAGATAAGAAGCTTTATGCTTTAAGGGATGTTACTGCTACTGTAAATAATACTTCACTTATAGCAAGCAGCATTATGAGTAAGAAACTGGCTTCTGGTGCGGACAGTATTGTTTTGGATGTTAAAACTGGCAGCGGTGCATTTATGAAGACATTTGAGGATTCTGCTGCTCTGGCCAGGACTATGATTGAGATAGGAGAAAGCCTGGGCAGGAGAACTTCTGCACTAATAACCGACATGAATATGCCTCTTGGAAATGCTGTCGGTAACTCGCTGGAGGTTATTGAAGCTATAGATACACTAAAGGGAAAAGGACCGGAGGATCTTAAAAGATTGTGTATTGAACTTGCAGCCAGAATGCTTGAGGGTGCAGGTAAGGGAAGCTATGAAAAATGTATTGAAATGGTAGAGCAATGCATTTTTGATGGAAGTGCCTTAAGAAAATTTTCAGAGCTTATAAAGAGACAAAATGGAAATCATGAGGTTATAGAATGTTATAAAATTTTTGGGGAAAGTATGTATGTGTATGAATACAGGGCTCCTTGTGATGGATTTATAGAGAGTATCAAGACAGACTCATTAGGGATTGTGTCCATGATATTAGGTGCCGGCAGGGAGAATAAGGAAAGTCAAATAGACTACACAGCTGGTTTGATACTTAAAAAAAAGACATATGATAAAGTAAATAAGGGTGATTTAGTGACAAAGCTTTATACAAATAATAAAGACAGTATTTCTAAAGCTGTGGAGATATTAGAAAGCTCAATCAACTTTTCAAATGATAAGCCAATTGCAAGGCCATTAATCCTTGCCTATATGGATTCATTGGGAGTAAAAAGATTTGTGTAA
- a CDS encoding phosphopentomutase has protein sequence MRRIVLVVMDSVGMGELPDATFYGDTGSNTLGNISAAVGGLRLPNLEKLGLGNIDNLKGYVKCDSPKGCFGRMTEQSKGKDTTTGHWEIAGVILDKAFPVYPSGFPKEIIHEFENRIGLKTIGNITASGTQIIDMLGKKHVETGFPIVYTSADSVFQIAAHEGVIPVERLYEICNIARNLLTGQHAVGRVIARPFTGEIGSFKRTDKRRDFSLKPLRKTVLDYAYEKGLLVKAVGKIEDIYGGQGITHAVHTHDNMDGVNRTLQYMSEDFEGIIFTNLVDFDMVYGHRNDAEGYAKALVEFDGRIPEILGQLKEEDILIITADHGCDPTTPSTDHSREYVPLLVYGNGARSNVNLGTRNTFSDIAATISEYLELKADIPGISFLPDILRRG, from the coding sequence ATGAGAAGAATTGTGCTTGTTGTAATGGATAGTGTGGGGATGGGTGAACTGCCGGATGCAACCTTTTACGGTGATACCGGAAGCAATACATTAGGTAATATTTCAGCTGCCGTTGGAGGTTTGAGACTGCCTAACTTGGAAAAGCTTGGCCTTGGGAATATTGATAATTTAAAGGGATATGTTAAATGTGATTCTCCAAAGGGATGCTTTGGACGAATGACAGAACAATCTAAGGGAAAGGATACCACTACAGGACATTGGGAAATTGCGGGTGTGATTTTAGATAAGGCTTTCCCGGTCTATCCTTCCGGATTTCCTAAAGAAATAATCCATGAATTTGAAAACAGGATTGGATTAAAAACCATCGGAAATATCACAGCATCGGGAACCCAAATTATAGACATGCTTGGAAAAAAGCATGTTGAAACCGGCTTTCCTATAGTATATACATCGGCTGACAGTGTATTCCAAATTGCTGCTCATGAGGGTGTTATACCTGTTGAAAGACTTTATGAAATATGTAACATAGCAAGAAATCTGCTGACAGGCCAACATGCAGTAGGAAGAGTAATAGCAAGGCCCTTTACAGGCGAGATAGGAAGCTTTAAACGGACAGACAAAAGAAGGGATTTTTCACTAAAGCCATTAAGAAAAACAGTACTTGATTATGCCTATGAAAAGGGACTTTTAGTTAAGGCGGTAGGTAAAATAGAGGATATATACGGCGGCCAGGGGATTACTCATGCCGTACATACCCATGATAATATGGATGGAGTCAATAGGACCCTCCAATATATGAGTGAGGACTTTGAGGGTATTATTTTTACCAACCTTGTTGACTTTGATATGGTTTATGGACATCGTAATGATGCAGAGGGCTATGCAAAGGCACTAGTTGAATTCGATGGCAGAATTCCCGAGATATTGGGACAATTGAAAGAGGAGGATATTCTTATTATAACCGCAGACCATGGCTGTGATCCCACAACTCCAAGTACAGATCACTCCAGGGAATATGTTCCGTTGCTGGTATACGGCAATGGTGCTAGAAGCAATGTGAACCTTGGCACAAGAAACACTTTTTCCGATATTGCTGCAACTATATCAGAATACCTGGAATTAAAAGCTGATATTCCAGGTATAAGCTTCCTGCCGGATATTCTTAGGAGGGGTTAA